A window from Thermodesulforhabdaceae bacterium encodes these proteins:
- a CDS encoding right-handed parallel beta-helix repeat-containing protein, translated as MKRLDVHFLIGSVSITNVENYIKDNEFLFSRKNPVALIKYNLIEFSDCLTLVKNMKLSGEFELNKTVEINGDSFSIEGEGELVIKSKVANAFRVTNGGSLELKNVKLSYLGDKVDSEDPFIFVEGSKLIADGSELKGSISDCIKAIRSEIKLGNSSIIGIGGSGVYLISSRGIIQKSKVTGNTGNGINIQDQSHLEVSQCEIRGNGTEGEGYPQIWVKKSELSLIDSIVADSVGVCGIVLISYSIGVISNCKLDEIYVADNSVKCLIQNSIVMSKAYIGSSNVKVVDSYIEGGIKRI; from the coding sequence TTGAAAAGGTTGGATGTCCACTTTTTAATTGGTTCGGTTAGCATCACAAATGTTGAGAATTATATAAAGGACAATGAGTTTTTGTTTTCGAGAAAAAATCCTGTTGCTTTAATTAAATATAATCTTATTGAATTTTCAGACTGTCTTACCCTTGTAAAAAATATGAAACTTTCGGGGGAGTTTGAGCTAAACAAGACTGTAGAGATAAATGGTGATTCGTTTTCTATTGAAGGTGAAGGAGAGCTTGTCATAAAGTCAAAGGTAGCAAACGCATTTAGAGTAACCAATGGGGGCTCGTTGGAGTTAAAAAATGTGAAGCTTTCCTATTTGGGGGATAAGGTAGATAGTGAAGATCCTTTCATATTTGTGGAAGGATCAAAATTAATAGCTGATGGTTCTGAGTTAAAGGGTAGTATATCAGATTGCATAAAAGCTATAAGGTCTGAAATAAAATTAGGCAATAGCTCTATTATAGGGATAGGCGGCAGTGGTGTTTATCTCATATCTTCCAGAGGGATTATCCAAAAAAGCAAAGTTACAGGTAACACAGGAAATGGAATTAATATTCAAGACCAATCCCATCTTGAAGTGAGTCAGTGTGAGATAAGAGGAAATGGAACAGAAGGAGAGGGTTATCCTCAAATATGGGTGAAAAAATCTGAACTATCCTTGATAGATTCTATAGTAGCTGATTCAGTGGGTGTCTGTGGTATTGTTCTTATATCTTACTCTATTGGAGTAATATCAAATTGTAAGTTAGATGAAATATATGTTGCTGATAACTCTGTTAAGTGCCTAATTCAGAATTCTATAGTGATGAGCAAGGCATATATAGGATCTAGCAATGTTAAAGTTGTTGATAGTTATATAGAAGGAGGTATTAAGCGTATATGA
- a CDS encoding AAA family ATPase, with translation MITQHRKKLVEEISTYVAADYKLLYLYTSEELKTMEILNEVARETETQMIYTYDAVKGLQCDNDKRLKYRKNEEKNDIYWALEYIENNIDKKSFVVFKDIHGLFSIDQKLARGFKNCINYTLLNHMPVNLFIISPIMYIPPEIEKEVVVLDIPLPSREEIKDMLNDFLNDIGFAGVSEGLKERLIEALNGLTEIEIANILKFCVQDGEINEEDIDTIISHKQQLIKKSGVLEFVKSQENIDSIGGLQRLKNWLEQKKKIFDHMEKAKKSGVDIPKGLLLFGMPGCGKSLSAKVIARHFEMPMLRLDMGMILGPYVGQSEENIRKAIKLAEATAPSVLWIDELEKAFAGIRGGGSSSSEISARIFGTILTWMQEKTKPVFVVATANSIKGMPPEFLRKGRFDEIFFVDFPKGDEIEQILKVHLKKRGKEHWIGKIDFGSIVKDIENRKFSGADIEALVKEVIEEAFIEGNDSISTEKFTNKLDSFKTIAETMKEEIEEMRNNAEKYGFTPAS, from the coding sequence ATGATTACTCAACATAGAAAAAAGTTAGTCGAAGAAATAAGCACTTATGTGGCGGCTGACTATAAACTGCTTTATCTATATACTTCAGAAGAACTCAAGACTATGGAAATATTGAATGAAGTCGCTCGAGAAACAGAAACGCAGATGATATATACCTATGATGCCGTAAAGGGCTTGCAGTGTGATAATGATAAAAGACTCAAGTATAGGAAAAACGAGGAAAAAAACGATATTTACTGGGCGCTTGAATACATTGAAAATAACATAGATAAAAAATCCTTTGTTGTCTTTAAGGACATCCACGGTCTGTTCTCAATAGATCAAAAACTCGCAAGAGGATTCAAAAACTGTATTAACTACACACTGCTTAACCATATGCCTGTGAATTTATTTATCATATCGCCCATAATGTATATACCCCCGGAAATTGAAAAAGAAGTGGTTGTCCTGGATATTCCTCTACCTTCCAGGGAAGAAATAAAGGATATGCTGAATGATTTTCTAAATGACATAGGATTTGCCGGAGTAAGTGAAGGATTAAAAGAAAGATTAATTGAAGCGCTCAACGGACTAACAGAGATAGAGATAGCAAATATCTTGAAATTTTGTGTCCAGGACGGGGAGATTAACGAAGAAGACATAGACACAATAATTTCTCATAAACAACAGTTGATTAAAAAAAGTGGGGTGCTTGAGTTCGTAAAATCTCAAGAAAACATAGACAGCATAGGAGGACTTCAAAGGCTTAAAAACTGGCTGGAGCAAAAAAAGAAGATATTCGACCACATGGAAAAGGCAAAAAAGTCTGGAGTTGACATACCAAAAGGTCTGCTGCTGTTTGGAATGCCTGGATGCGGAAAATCGCTGTCGGCAAAGGTTATTGCAAGACATTTTGAAATGCCAATGCTCAGGCTCGATATGGGAATGATACTGGGTCCTTATGTGGGGCAGTCTGAAGAAAATATAAGGAAGGCAATAAAATTAGCCGAGGCGACGGCACCATCGGTTCTGTGGATTGACGAGCTTGAAAAAGCCTTTGCGGGAATAAGAGGCGGCGGTTCAAGTTCGTCCGAAATCTCTGCAAGAATATTCGGAACAATTCTTACATGGATGCAGGAAAAAACAAAACCTGTTTTTGTTGTTGCTACGGCAAATAGTATAAAAGGGATGCCGCCAGAGTTTTTAAGAAAAGGGAGATTTGACGAGATATTTTTCGTGGATTTCCCAAAAGGAGACGAAATAGAGCAGATTCTTAAAGTCCATTTGAAAAAACGAGGAAAGGAGCACTGGATCGGAAAAATTGACTTCGGGTCCATAGTTAAAGATATTGAAAACAGGAAGTTTTCCGGTGCTGATATAGAGGCGCTGGTAAAGGAAGTCATTGAAGAGGCTTTCATAGAAGGAAATGACTCCATATCGACAGAAAAATTCACAAACAAGCTGGACAGCTTCAAGACTATTGCGGAAACAATGAAAGAGGAGATCGAAGAAATGAGAAATAATGCTGAAAAGTATGGCTTTACACCAGCAAGTTGA
- a CDS encoding mucoidy inhibitor MuiA family protein, whose amino-acid sequence MRNLGKIFILLAVLLSYWDFPAWAENIYSSIKRVTVFSNNALVTREAVVSVRKGENILRIADLTPYMDDNSIQVEPELDFVKIVDVRVEKSFLEKKVQERVNELKSRLKTIDNEIKTLENEVTGQKEYVDFIKRQKTPQTQFEDFSKFIKNAIKSSYNRISEAEIKIDRLKEEKETIEKELSHISSPDSESKIVTVTLLAEQDGEATILLSYLASNASWVPQYDLLVDTQNETIEIEYTAVVVQKTNEDWNNVLVELSTAKPRFGALPEMNPWFLDVRRARKMALGAGVEDKAMMKAMPEGAAPEMAESPAPMETEIKESRISFEFAVPYRVNIPADNQPYRILLTSIKVPKEETHIHYSSIPKLSPFVYLVGKFKNPYSFPMLPGKFKVFLDKKFVGSNAVAKVIAPGEELAVPLGVDESIKVERKLKEKFTDHPGIMSDKVRTKYSYEFKVINGKSRDIALDVIDAFPVPRDERIKVVREAPAGSDAEISQDGIITWKLRLGSKESKTLTLGFTVEYPKDIQVVGLD is encoded by the coding sequence ATGAGGAACCTGGGCAAGATATTTATTTTGCTGGCTGTATTATTATCATATTGGGACTTTCCAGCCTGGGCTGAAAATATTTATTCCTCAATAAAACGGGTAACCGTGTTTTCTAACAATGCTTTAGTCACGAGAGAAGCAGTTGTTTCTGTCAGAAAAGGAGAAAACATCCTTAGAATTGCGGATCTTACGCCTTACATGGATGACAATTCCATACAGGTTGAACCAGAGTTAGATTTTGTGAAAATCGTGGATGTCAGGGTTGAAAAGAGCTTTCTTGAGAAAAAAGTTCAGGAAAGAGTTAATGAATTAAAGTCTAGGCTTAAGACTATAGATAATGAAATTAAAACGCTCGAAAACGAAGTAACAGGGCAAAAGGAATATGTTGACTTTATCAAAAGGCAAAAAACACCCCAGACACAATTTGAAGATTTTTCAAAGTTTATTAAGAACGCCATAAAATCTAGCTACAACAGGATTTCAGAAGCAGAGATAAAGATAGACAGGTTGAAAGAAGAGAAGGAGACTATTGAAAAAGAGCTGTCGCATATTTCATCTCCTGACAGCGAAAGTAAAATTGTCACGGTGACTTTACTTGCAGAACAAGATGGGGAAGCTACTATATTGCTATCTTATCTTGCTTCAAACGCCAGTTGGGTTCCTCAGTATGATCTGCTGGTTGACACTCAGAACGAGACTATCGAAATAGAATATACAGCAGTTGTTGTTCAAAAAACTAACGAGGACTGGAATAATGTGCTTGTCGAGCTATCAACGGCTAAACCACGATTTGGGGCTCTTCCTGAAATGAATCCCTGGTTTCTCGATGTGCGAAGGGCAAGAAAAATGGCTCTGGGTGCTGGTGTAGAAGACAAGGCAATGATGAAGGCTATGCCAGAAGGAGCAGCGCCTGAGATGGCAGAATCGCCAGCCCCAATGGAGACTGAGATAAAGGAAAGTAGAATATCTTTTGAATTTGCGGTTCCATACAGGGTTAACATACCTGCTGATAATCAGCCATACAGGATACTGCTCACTTCGATTAAGGTTCCCAAGGAAGAAACCCATATTCACTATAGTTCCATTCCGAAGCTTTCTCCTTTTGTGTATCTGGTTGGAAAGTTCAAAAATCCTTACAGTTTTCCTATGCTTCCTGGTAAGTTCAAAGTCTTTCTCGATAAAAAATTTGTGGGTTCAAATGCCGTCGCCAAAGTTATTGCTCCTGGTGAAGAACTTGCTGTCCCGCTTGGCGTTGATGAGTCCATAAAAGTTGAGAGAAAGTTAAAGGAAAAATTTACGGATCATCCCGGCATTATGTCGGATAAGGTAAGAACTAAATACAGTTATGAATTTAAGGTTATAAACGGCAAATCCAGAGATATAGCTCTGGACGTAATAGATGCCTTTCCAGTTCCAAGAGATGAACGGATTAAAGTTGTTCGGGAAGCCCCTGCAGGATCTGATGCTGAAATATCCCAGGACGGGATTATTACATGGAAACTTCGCCTGGGAAGCAAAGAAAGCAAAACTCTGACCCTGGGATTTACGGTTGAATATCCTAAAGATATTCAAGTAGTGGGTCTTGATTAG
- a CDS encoding YbjQ family protein, protein MLVTTTSVIDGKKIVQYLGIVSGEAVVGVNVFRDFFASIRDIIGGRSGAYEKELRKARDVAISEMIEQARSLGANAVIGVDLDYETITGGGKSGMLLVTATGTAVIAQP, encoded by the coding sequence ATGCTGGTCACAACTACATCTGTCATCGATGGGAAGAAAATTGTTCAATATCTGGGCATTGTTTCCGGAGAAGCCGTAGTAGGTGTTAATGTATTTAGAGACTTTTTCGCCAGTATAAGAGACATAATAGGCGGAAGATCCGGCGCTTACGAAAAAGAACTTAGAAAAGCAAGAGATGTAGCCATAAGCGAGATGATTGAGCAGGCTCGATCCCTGGGAGCTAATGCTGTTATCGGCGTTGACCTGGACTACGAGACCATAACAGGAGGGGGCAAGTCGGGAATGCTCCTGGTGACTGCTACAGGGACGGCTGTTATAGCTCAGCCCTAA
- a CDS encoding 3-keto-5-aminohexanoate cleavage protein: MEKLIITVALTGNVPTKEMNPYLPVTAREIAEDVRRCADAGASIFHVHARDDQGKPTLDLKYYSENVAKIKEVAPDVIIQLSTGARAGRDWEDRAGPVRLLPEMASFTTGSTNLPGIVYENSPPFLEFLGRVFKETGVKPELEIFEAGMINNAIFLGKKGYFDPPYHFNFVLGAPGAMGATAKNLLFLSESIPSGATWSATGIGKAQLSIAALAIAMGGHVRVGLEDSLFLPDGSLATNPKLVEKVVRIAREIGREIATPEEARRILALDPAKKDRILEKLALKTG; this comes from the coding sequence ATGGAAAAACTCATTATTACTGTTGCCCTTACAGGAAATGTGCCGACCAAAGAAATGAATCCTTATCTTCCTGTGACAGCCAGGGAAATAGCAGAAGATGTTAGAAGGTGTGCTGATGCTGGTGCATCCATTTTTCATGTCCACGCTCGAGATGACCAGGGAAAACCTACTCTGGATCTAAAATACTATAGCGAGAACGTGGCTAAAATCAAAGAAGTGGCTCCGGATGTGATAATTCAGCTTTCCACGGGAGCAAGAGCTGGCAGGGACTGGGAGGATAGAGCGGGTCCTGTAAGACTGCTACCGGAGATGGCATCTTTTACAACAGGTTCAACCAACCTTCCGGGCATCGTTTATGAAAATTCACCGCCCTTTCTGGAATTTTTAGGAAGAGTATTCAAGGAGACGGGAGTAAAACCCGAACTCGAGATTTTTGAGGCAGGAATGATAAATAATGCCATTTTTCTAGGTAAAAAAGGCTATTTCGATCCTCCCTATCATTTTAATTTTGTTCTTGGAGCACCGGGAGCGATGGGAGCCACTGCAAAAAATCTGCTTTTTCTTTCAGAAAGTATTCCTTCAGGTGCCACCTGGTCTGCTACGGGCATTGGTAAAGCTCAATTATCTATAGCCGCATTGGCTATAGCCATGGGTGGACATGTAAGAGTGGGGCTTGAGGACAGTCTTTTTTTGCCCGATGGATCTCTTGCTACCAATCCAAAGCTAGTGGAAAAAGTCGTTAGAATAGCAAGAGAAATAGGAAGAGAGATAGCAACACCAGAGGAAGCAAGAAGAATTCTTGCCCTTGACCCGGCCAAGAAAGACAGAATACTGGAAAAGCTAGCGTTGAAGACTGGTTAA
- a CDS encoding TRAP transporter permease: protein MGNGFKESLHKDILSQIISEESGYGRLLSGWQKHLVSAICIFWTLYQLSIASWLIVDVSYTRAVHLACAISLVYLSYPMFKKPKKKLKFLSLKSSIPVIDWIFALLAALSALYIVLDYKGIMLRYGNPSKVDVLFGIMLICFLLEASRRVVGPTLSVIGAVFIAYSFLGPYMPEALAFKGVSLNRFIGQMTMSTEGIYGIPLHVSATMVFFFVLFGAMLEKAGAGKFFIELSLSIFGGYKGGPAKAAIISSMLTGMVSGSSVANVVTTGTFTIPLMKKVGYKPEKAAAIEVAASVDGQLAPPVMGAAAFIIAEYVNVPYIDVIKAAAIPAFASYAALFYIVHLEASKLGMKGLPKEELPSFLGTLKKGFYYLIPLVSLVFELVVLRHSPELSAFHAIMIMAVIVILKKFFESLRMGQPIIHALKEGVATLLESFVTGAKNMLNVAMATATAGIIVGVVALGLGGMINSAVEALSGGNIYLLLIITAFASLIVGMGLPTTATYIVMASLTAPAIVEVGGNYGFTVPLIAAHLFCFFFGILADDTPPVGLASFAASAIARSDPIRTGIQSFSYDIRTAILPFMFIFNHELILHNINSWPQGILIFVMACFGNFAFVAAIQGWMVGKNRFYETPFLLATTLFLMRPDMVASYLNLSYDKRYFSYIIGIALFFSVYLFQKMRLRREGEKN from the coding sequence ATGGGTAATGGCTTCAAAGAATCTCTCCACAAAGATATTCTCAGCCAAATTATCAGTGAAGAAAGCGGCTATGGACGACTGCTTTCTGGATGGCAAAAACATCTGGTTTCAGCAATATGTATCTTTTGGACTCTCTATCAACTTTCTATTGCAAGCTGGCTTATAGTTGATGTGAGTTACACCAGAGCTGTTCATCTGGCTTGTGCTATAAGCCTTGTTTATCTCAGCTATCCAATGTTCAAGAAACCCAAAAAGAAATTGAAATTTCTAAGCCTTAAATCTTCTATACCTGTCATTGATTGGATATTTGCTCTGCTGGCAGCCCTGTCGGCTCTGTATATAGTCTTAGATTATAAAGGCATTATGCTTCGTTATGGCAATCCCTCCAAGGTTGATGTTCTCTTCGGGATAATGCTTATATGCTTCCTTCTGGAAGCATCAAGACGTGTAGTTGGACCTACCCTTTCGGTGATAGGAGCAGTTTTTATTGCCTATTCTTTTCTGGGTCCCTATATGCCTGAAGCTCTGGCTTTTAAGGGTGTCTCTTTGAATCGTTTTATAGGTCAAATGACCATGTCAACAGAGGGCATTTATGGCATCCCCCTCCATGTGTCCGCTACCATGGTTTTCTTTTTTGTTTTGTTTGGCGCTATGCTGGAGAAAGCCGGAGCGGGAAAGTTTTTCATAGAGCTTTCCTTGAGTATTTTCGGGGGTTACAAAGGGGGACCCGCTAAAGCGGCCATTATATCAAGTATGTTAACGGGGATGGTTTCGGGATCAAGTGTTGCTAATGTTGTAACGACGGGAACTTTCACCATCCCTTTGATGAAAAAAGTCGGATACAAACCGGAAAAAGCTGCAGCCATAGAGGTAGCAGCGAGCGTTGATGGTCAGCTTGCTCCACCTGTTATGGGAGCCGCCGCTTTTATTATTGCGGAGTATGTAAATGTCCCCTACATCGATGTAATAAAGGCTGCAGCCATACCGGCGTTTGCCTCTTACGCTGCTCTCTTTTACATTGTTCACCTTGAGGCTTCCAAATTAGGAATGAAAGGGCTTCCAAAAGAAGAGCTGCCATCTTTTTTGGGAACTCTCAAGAAAGGATTTTATTATCTGATTCCACTTGTGTCTCTGGTTTTTGAACTGGTTGTTCTGAGGCATTCACCGGAACTTTCGGCTTTTCACGCTATAATGATAATGGCGGTTATCGTTATTTTAAAAAAATTTTTTGAATCCCTTAGAATGGGACAACCCATAATTCATGCTCTAAAAGAAGGTGTAGCAACTCTTCTGGAATCATTTGTTACCGGCGCAAAGAACATGCTCAATGTTGCCATGGCAACGGCTACAGCAGGCATTATAGTAGGAGTGGTCGCTCTGGGACTGGGAGGTATGATAAACAGTGCCGTTGAAGCTCTTTCAGGCGGCAATATTTACTTGCTCCTTATTATTACAGCTTTTGCAAGTCTTATTGTCGGCATGGGACTTCCTACTACAGCTACATACATAGTTATGGCATCCCTTACAGCTCCTGCCATAGTTGAAGTTGGAGGCAACTACGGTTTCACAGTGCCTCTTATAGCGGCGCATCTTTTTTGCTTTTTCTTTGGCATTCTCGCTGACGATACACCTCCCGTGGGACTTGCTTCCTTTGCTGCCTCGGCTATAGCAAGATCGGATCCTATAAGGACAGGCATCCAGTCTTTTTCATATGACATTAGAACGGCAATTCTACCTTTCATGTTCATATTTAACCATGAATTGATTTTGCATAACATAAACAGTTGGCCCCAGGGAATTCTGATATTCGTTATGGCTTGCTTTGGAAATTTCGCTTTTGTAGCAGCAATTCAAGGATGGATGGTCGGGAAAAATCGCTTTTACGAGACACCCTTTTTGTTGGCAACAACCCTCTTTTTAATGAGACCTGATATGGTCGCTTCCTACCTCAACCTTTCCTATGATAAGCGATACTTTTCTTATATCATAGGCATTGCACTCTTTTTCAGCGTTTATCTTTTCCAGAAAATGCGATTGAGAAGGGAGGGAGAAAAAAACTAA
- a CDS encoding TAXI family TRAP transporter solute-binding subunit: MKRILFLAVAVLMLLGTVAGAAENQPKTKFITIGTGGITGVYYPTGGAICQMLNKKKDTYGIRCTVESTGGSVFNINAVLAGDIDFGIAQSDRQYQALQGLAEWKEKGPQKDLRAVFSLHSEAVTLVAAEDAGIKTVADLKGKRVNIGNPGSGQLQNSIDILTAAGINWEKDIKAEQAKASEAPSLLQDGRIDAFFYTVGHPSGAIKEATAGARKCRIVSVENSVMEAVIKQFPYYSKTVIPASMYPGAANKEDAVTLGVKATIVTSAKTPDDVVYALVKEVFDNFDEFKNLHPAYAELTKEKMLEGLSAPIHPGALKYYKEVGLVK; this comes from the coding sequence ATGAAGAGGATACTATTTTTAGCAGTGGCAGTTTTGATGCTTTTAGGAACAGTGGCCGGTGCAGCCGAAAATCAGCCGAAGACCAAATTCATTACTATAGGAACAGGGGGCATTACCGGCGTTTATTATCCCACGGGAGGGGCTATTTGCCAGATGTTAAATAAGAAAAAGGATACTTACGGTATTCGCTGTACCGTAGAATCCACTGGCGGGTCTGTATTCAACATAAACGCTGTCCTTGCTGGCGACATCGATTTCGGCATAGCGCAGTCAGACCGTCAATACCAGGCTCTTCAGGGACTTGCAGAATGGAAGGAAAAGGGACCTCAAAAGGATCTTAGAGCCGTCTTTAGTCTTCACAGTGAGGCGGTTACTCTGGTAGCGGCAGAAGATGCCGGCATAAAGACAGTGGCTGATCTTAAAGGCAAGAGAGTTAACATCGGCAATCCTGGCTCGGGTCAGCTTCAAAACTCTATAGATATTCTCACAGCTGCTGGAATTAACTGGGAAAAGGATATAAAAGCAGAGCAGGCAAAGGCTTCGGAAGCTCCATCCCTTCTCCAGGATGGTCGCATTGATGCCTTTTTCTATACGGTGGGTCATCCAAGTGGAGCGATAAAGGAGGCTACCGCCGGAGCCCGTAAGTGTCGCATAGTATCCGTGGAAAACTCCGTGATGGAAGCCGTTATCAAGCAATTTCCATACTATTCAAAAACCGTCATTCCCGCCAGTATGTATCCAGGCGCTGCCAACAAAGAAGATGCGGTAACTTTAGGTGTGAAGGCCACCATAGTTACATCTGCCAAAACACCGGATGACGTCGTATATGCTCTTGTCAAAGAGGTCTTTGACAACTTTGACGAATTCAAGAACCTCCATCCCGCTTATGCCGAACTTACCAAAGAGAAGATGTTAGAGGGACTTTCCGCGCCTATCCATCCAGGAGCCTTGAAATATTATAAGGAAGTCGGGCTGGTGAAATAG
- a CDS encoding aspartate aminotransferase family protein — MDGNNHVFCRNLRKQYPVVDRGEGVYVWDKEGKRYIDGSGGACVVSIGHGVKEIIEAMKKQAEKISFAHGSHFLSEAAKDCAERLCRFAPDRSLNKVYFVSGGSEAVETAVKIVRQYWVELGRPEKYKIISRWISFHGNTTGALSLGGHTGRRNPYLPLFLHTPHIEPCYCYRCPFYRTPDNCNLECADQLERTIKYEGPESVAAFIAEPVVGATAGVLIPRDGYWEKIKDICDKYDVKIIADEVMTGLGRTGKNFCLDHWGVVPDIIVVAKGLSSGYTPLGAVIVKEEIYDTIKNGSGNFIHGHTYGQNPLSAAVGAAVLKYIEDHSLVNRSFEMGKYFLERLEKLEKYPLVGDIRGLGLFVGIEFVRDKTTREPFNPSLKISARIGEESFKRGLITYPGSGGADGIRGDHILLAPPFIINREQIDEIVEILDESIEAVSRSL, encoded by the coding sequence ATGGATGGGAACAATCATGTATTCTGTAGGAATTTAAGAAAACAGTATCCTGTAGTGGATCGCGGTGAAGGCGTTTATGTCTGGGATAAAGAGGGAAAACGCTACATTGATGGCTCTGGTGGAGCCTGTGTTGTCAGTATTGGTCATGGCGTCAAGGAAATAATTGAAGCCATGAAAAAACAGGCTGAAAAGATCTCTTTTGCCCACGGTAGTCATTTCTTAAGCGAAGCTGCAAAAGATTGTGCAGAGAGGCTTTGTCGGTTCGCACCAGATCGTTCTCTTAACAAGGTTTATTTTGTCTCGGGAGGATCTGAGGCTGTAGAAACCGCTGTAAAAATCGTCAGACAGTATTGGGTAGAATTGGGCAGACCCGAAAAATACAAGATCATAAGCAGATGGATAAGTTTTCACGGAAATACAACAGGGGCACTTTCTTTAGGGGGACATACGGGTAGAAGGAACCCTTACCTGCCCCTTTTCCTGCACACTCCCCACATAGAACCCTGCTACTGCTACAGGTGTCCCTTCTACAGGACGCCTGATAACTGTAATCTGGAGTGCGCAGATCAGCTGGAGAGAACCATAAAATACGAGGGACCGGAATCTGTAGCGGCTTTTATCGCGGAACCGGTGGTCGGTGCCACTGCGGGCGTTCTAATTCCAAGGGACGGCTACTGGGAGAAAATCAAAGACATCTGCGATAAATACGACGTAAAAATTATAGCAGACGAAGTTATGACGGGCTTAGGAAGGACGGGAAAGAATTTCTGTCTGGACCACTGGGGAGTGGTGCCAGACATCATAGTAGTAGCGAAGGGTTTGAGTTCTGGTTATACTCCCCTTGGAGCTGTAATCGTTAAGGAAGAAATATACGACACCATAAAAAACGGATCCGGTAATTTTATTCACGGTCATACTTATGGACAAAACCCTCTCTCTGCGGCTGTAGGCGCTGCCGTGTTGAAATATATTGAAGATCATAGTCTTGTTAATAGATCCTTTGAGATGGGGAAATATTTTTTAGAACGATTGGAAAAACTTGAAAAATATCCTTTAGTTGGTGATATAAGGGGATTGGGACTATTTGTCGGAATTGAGTTCGTAAGAGACAAAACTACCAGGGAACCCTTCAACCCATCTTTGAAAATAAGTGCCAGGATAGGAGAAGAAAGTTTTAAAAGAGGGCTAATAACCTATCCTGGATCCGGTGGCGCTGATGGAATAAGAGGCGATCACATTCTTCTTGCTCCCCCATTCATAATAAACCGCGAACAGATTGATGAAATCGTTGAAATACTGGACGAGTCTATAGAGGCGGTCAGTCGTTCATTATAA